CTTCGAGATCACCCGCATGATCGAGGTCCAGCGCGCCTACGAACTGGGCCAATCCTTCCTTGACCGCGAGGATCAGCGCATCCGTAGCGCGATCACCGCCATGACCCGCTAAGAGGACCGCATATGAGAGCCCTACAAATCGCAGCGACGGGGATGAGCGCGCAGCAAACCCGCGTCGAGGTCATTTCCAACAACCTCGCCAACATGTCCACCACCGGCTACAATACCCGCCGCGCCGAATTCGCGGATCTGCATTATCAGCAGGCGGTCCGACCCGGCAGCGTCACCGCCGCCGATGGCACGCTCGTTCCGGCGGGCGTCCAGTTGGGGCTGGGGGTTCGGCCAACCGCCGTCACCGTCAACCTGGCGCAGGGAAGCCTGGCCGCAACCGGCGGCGATCTGGATGTCGCGATCGAGGGCGACGGCTACCTGGAGGTTACCTTGCCCTCCGGCCTCTCCGCCTATACCCGCGATGGCGGTCTCAAACGCTCGCCCGATGGGCTGATCGTCACCTCTGACGGCCACCCGGTCGCCCCAGAGATCGCCATTCCCGAAGATGCGCGCTC
This region of Paracoccus saliphilus genomic DNA includes:
- the flgG gene encoding flagellar basal-body rod protein FlgG, coding for MRALQIAATGMSAQQTRVEVISNNLANMSTTGYNTRRAEFADLHYQQAVRPGSVTAADGTLVPAGVQLGLGVRPTAVTVNLAQGSLAATGGDLDVAIEGDGYLEVTLPSGLSAYTRDGGLKRSPDGLIVTSDGHPVAPEIAIPEDARSISINSEGEVFAFFSDQPEPELLGQLTLAGFANQKGLEAIGSNLFLETGASGPPRVATPGLEGLGTLRHGYLEESSVDAVREITELIKAQRGYELNAKVITAADQMLGATVQVR